The genomic segment CTGGACGCCGTCATTCTGGAAGTGGGCTTGGGCGGGCGGCTGGATGCGGTCAACATCATCGACACCGACTGCGCCATCATCACCAGCATCGACTTGGACCACATGGAGCTGCTGGGCCCCGACCGCGAGTCCATTGGCCGCGAGAAGGCCGGCATCATGCGCACCGGCCGTCCGGTGATCGTTAGTGACCCGGTGCCGCCACAAAGCGTGTTGGACCGCGCGCTGGAGATTGGCGCCGACCTGTGGCAGGTGGGCACGGATTTCAATGTGTCTGGCGACAAGCAGCAGTGGGGCTGGGCCGGACGCGGGCGCCGCTACAGCGGCTTGGCCTATCCGGCGCTGCGCGGCGCCAACCAGCTGGTCAACGCCTCGGGCGTGCTGGCCGCACTGACTGCCATGCGCGAGCGCCTGCCGGTCACCGCGCAAGCGGTGCGCAACGGGATGGCTTTTGTGGAGCTGCCCGGGCGCTTCCAGATCATTCCCGGCCAGCCCAGCCTGGTGCTGGACGTGGCGCACAACCCGCACTCGGTGGCGGCACTGGCGGCCAACCTGGATGCCATGGGCTTCTTCCCCACTACCCACGCCATTTTTGGCGCCATGGCCGACAAAGACTTGGCGCCCATGCTGGCCAAGGTCGGCCCCATGATTGACCGCTGGTATTTCACCGACCTGCCCAGCCCGCGTGCCGCCAGCGGCGCCAGCCTGCAGGCCCAGTGGCAAGCCCAAAACACCCGCAAAGACGCATCGGCCACCACCCATGCAGACCCCATGCAGGCGCTGGACGCTGCCATAGCCGCGGCAGACCCCGCTGATAGAATCGTGGTCTTTGGGTCGTTCTACACCGTGGGCGGCGTTCTGCAACAGGGCACACCACGCCTGCAAGCCAAACATCTGAACCCTTAAGTCTTCCGCTCATGGCCTTTTTCAAGTTTCGCAAAGGTGGCGACGAACAGCCCACCCCACCCACCGCGTCAGAGAGCGTAGAGGCCATGCGCAAGCGCGCACGCCACCGCTTGGTGGGTGCTGCTGTGCTGGTGCTGATCGGCGTGGTCGGCTTCCCGCTGCTGTTTGACAGCCAGCCGCGCCCGATTGCCGTAGACATTCCGATCGAGATTCCGGACAAAGGCAAAGTGCGTCCCTTAGGTGCCCCCGCGATACCCGCTGCGACCCAGTCCAGCGGTGTGGTGATCGAAGAACGCGAGGAGCCTGCAGCGCCAGCGGCCAGCACCCCGGCGCCCAAAGCGGCCGAGACCAAGGTAGCCGTCGCCAAGCCGGAGCCCAAACCCGAGCCCAAGCCACCTGCTGTGAAGCCAGAGCCCAAGCCGGAGCCCAAGGCTGAGGCAAAACCAGAGCCTAAGCCCGAGCCTAAAGCCGAACCCAAGCCAGCGGCCAAACCCGCCGAAAAAGCAGCGGATAAGCCCGCTGACAAAGCTGCCGCCGAGGCCGCCAAGGCCCAGGCCTTGTTGGATGGCAAGGCGCCAAGCGATGTGAAAGCAACCGAAAAACCGAGCGACAAGAAGCCTGCTGCGGACGCCGGCCGGTTTGTAGTGCAAGTGGGCGCCTACAACGAGACTGCCAAGTTGCAGGAAGCTCGCTCCAAGGTCGAAAAAGCCGGCTTTAAAACCTATACCCAGGTGGTGGGCGCCAAAGAGAGCCAGCGCACCCGTGTGCGGATTGGCCCGTTTGCCAGCAAGGCAGATGCGCAAAAAGCCGCCGACAAGCTTAAAAAGTTGAACCTGCCTGCTGCCATTCTGGAGCTGTAAAGCGAGCCCGCCATGCCCACTGTGGACTGGATTTTTCTGGCTGTGTTGTTGGTCTCGCTGGTCGTTGGCGCTTGGCGGGGCTTGGTGTTTGAGGTGCTGTCGGTCCTGAGCTGGGCCGCTGCGTTTGTGTTGGCGCAGTGGTTTGCGCCCGATGTGGCGGCGCACCTGTCGATGTCCGGGGCCGGCGAGCCGATCCGCTATGCCGCTGGCTTTGTGATTGTTTTTGTGGCGTCTATTTTTGCGGGAGGCTTGGTGGCCTTTCTGCTCAAGAAATTGGTAGCAGCGGTGGGTTTGCGCCCGGCAGACCGCATGCTGGGGGCGGGTTTTGGACTGGTGCGCGGTGTGCTGCTGCTGTTGGCGGTGACCGTGGTGGTGGGTATGACGCCGCTGCACACCAGTGTCTGGTGGACAGAAGCCTCCGGCCCGCAGCTGACCGGCATGGTCCTCAAAGGCTTAAAGCCTTTGCTACCGCAAGATTTTGGCAAGTATTTACCTGAGTGAGTGAAACCCTATGTGTGGAATTGTTGGCGTTGTTAGCAACGCACCCGTTAACCAGTTGATCTATGACGCGCTGTTGCTCTTGCAGCACCGCGGCCAAGACGCAGCCGGCATCGTCACCCAGCAGGACCGCAAGTTCTTCATGCACAAGGCCAAGGGCATGGTGAAGGACGTGTTCCGCACCCGCAACATGCGCTCTTTGGCTGGCAACTCCGGCCTGGGCCAGGTGCGCTACCCCACGGCGGGCAATGCGTTCAGCGAAGAAGAGGCGCAGCCTTTTTATGTGAACGCGCCTTTCGGTATCGTGCTGGTGCACAACGGCAACCTGACCAACGCCAAAGCCTTGAAGGCGGAGCTGTTCAACCTGGACCACCGCCACATCAACACCGAGAGCGACTCCGAAGTCTTGCTCAACGTGCTGGCCCACGAAATCGAAGTCTCCACCCGCGGTCTGCCTTTGCAGCCCCAAGACTTGTTCACCGCCGTATCGCGGGTGCACAAGCGCATCAAGGGCTCGTATGCGGTGATCTGCCATATCGCCGGCCATGGCTTGCTGGCATTCCGCGACCCGTTTGGCATTCGCCCCCTGTGCTTGGGTAAGGGCGCGGATGGCACCCATATGGTGGCCAGCGAGTCGGTGGTGCTGGAAGGCACCAGCCACCAGTTTGTGCGCGACGTACAGCCCGGCGAAGCCGTGTTTATCCCGCTGGACGGCACGGTGCACAGCCAGCAGTGCGCGGCGAATCCGCAGCTGATGCCTTGTATTTTTGAGTTTGTGTACTTGGCTCGCCCCGATTCGGTGATGGACGGCATCTCGGTGTACCAGGCGCGTTTGAACCTAGGCGAGACCTTGGCCAAGCGGGTGATCTCCACCGTGCCGCCGAACGAAATCGATGTGGTCATCCCGATCCCCGAATCCAGCCGCCCCAGCGCCGCGCAGTTGGCTCAGTTGTTGGGCTTGCCCTACCGCGAAGGCTTTGTGAAAAACCGCTACGTCGGCCGCACCTTCATCATGCCGGGGCAGGGCGTGCGCAAAAAATCAGTGCGCCAGAAGCTCAACGTGATTGCCAGCGAATTCAAGGGTCGCAATGTGCTGTTGGTGGACGACTCGATCGTCCGCGGTACCACCAGCAAAGAAATCGTGCAGATGGCGCGCGACGCCGGTGCCCGCAATGTCTACCTGGCCAGCGCTGCGCCACCTGTCCGTTACCCCAATGTGTATGGCATCGATATGCCCACCAGCAGTGAGTTGGTGGCCTACAACCGTACCGTCGAAGAAGTGCGCGAAATCATCGGTTGCGACGCGCTGATATACCAGGACGTGGACGGCATGAAAAAAGCCATCGGCTCCTTGAGCAAAAACTTGGCGGGTTTTGATGCCTCCTGCTTTGACGGCGTGTACGTGACCGGCGACATTTCGTCGGACGACATTGCCCGCCTCAACGAAAACCGTGTTGGCGCTGAAGAAGGCCAGGAAGACACTTCCCGCTTGGCGCTGCCCAACCACGCTGACTGACACCATGAAGCAAATTCCCTTACCCGAAGGCCTGCACAACGACACCCTAGCGGTGCGTGCGGCCCTGGAGCGCAGCCAATACGGCGAAAACTCGGAAGGTCTGTACCTGACCAGCGGCTATGTGCAACACAGCGCAGCCTCCAGCGCCGCGCGGTTTGCGATGGAAGAAGAGGGTTTCACGTATTCCCGCGTAAGCAACCCCACCGTTACAAGCATGGAAATCCGGCTGGCGGCGCTCGAGGGCACCGAAGCGGCTATTGCCACCTCGTCCGGCATGTCGGCGATTTTGTTGCTGGGCATGGCGCTGCTGAAGGCAGGCGACCATGTGATTTGTTCGCAATCGGTGTTCGGCTCGGTCATTCCGATGTTCAGCCGCGAGTTTGCCAAGTTCGGAGTGGAAACCACCTTCGTGTCGCAAACCGACATTGAAGCTTGGAAGGCCGCCGTGCGCCCCACCACCAAACTGCTGTTTGCGGAGACGCCGACCAACCCGCTCACCGAGGTGTGCGACATCCAGGCCTTGGCCGATATTGCCCACAGCGGAGGCGCCTTTTTGGCGGTAGACAATTGTTTCGCCACCCCCGTGTTGCAGCGTCCGGCCAGCATGGGCGCCGATTTCATCATCCACTCTGGCACCAAGTTTTTGGATGGCCAAGGCCGTGTGATGGCAGGCGCCATTTGCTGCACCCAGAAGCAACGTGACGACATGTTTTTACCCGTGATCCGCACCTGCGGCATGGTGCTGGCGCCTTTTAACGCGTGGGTTTTGCTCAAGGGCATGGAAACCTTGGCTCTGCGCGTGAAGGCCCAGTCGGAGACCACGCTGGCCCTGGCCCATTGGCTGGAAGCCCAGCCGCAAGTCGCCCGGGTGTATTACCCCGGCTTGCCTAGCCACCCGCAACACGAGTTGGCCATGCGCCAGCAGTCCGGCTGCGGTGGCGCGGTGTTGTCCTTTGAGGTGAAGGCACCGGATGTGGATACTGCGCGCAAAAACGCATTCCATGTGCTCGACAGCATGCAGGTGCTCTCGCTGTGCACTAATCTTGGCGACACCAAAACGCTGGCGGCGCACCCTGCCAGCACCTCGCACGGCCGCTTGTCGGAAGTGCAGCGTCAGGCGGCTGGCATCGGCCAAGGCCTGATTCGCGTGGCCGTAGGCCTGGACCATATCAATGACATCACCGCCGATCTGGCGCGTGGTTTGCAAACTATCTGACATGAGCAAAATCCGCACTCGCATTGCCCCTTCGCCTACCGGCTTTTTGCACCTGGGCACCGCCCGCACCGCGCTGTATTCCTGGGCTTATGCCCGCCACTTCGGTGGCGAGTTTGTGCTGCGCATTGAAGACACCGACGTAGCCCGCTCCACCCAGGACTCGGTGGACCAGATTCTGGAATCCATGCGCTGGCTGGGGCTGGAGTACGACGAAGGCCCGGTGTACCAGATGCAGCGCCTGGAGCGCTACAAGGCCGTGGTGGAGCAGCTGATTGCAGAAGGGAAGGCCTATTACTGCTACAGCACCCCCGAAGAACTCGATGCGGTGCGCGAGGCCAAGAAGGCCCGTGGTGAAAAAGCGCTGTACGACGGCACTTGGCGCCCCGCACCCGGCAAAACCTTGCCCGCCATTCCTGAAGGCGTTAAACCGGTGGTGCGCTTCTGCAACCCACCGGATGGCGAGGTGACCTGGAATGACTTGGTAAAAGGCCCCATCACCATCAGCAACCGCGAGATTGATGACCTCATCATCGTTCGCACGGATGGCATTCCGACCTACAACTTTGCGGTGGTGGTGGACGATTGGGATATGCAGATCAGTCACGTGTTCCGTGGCGATGAGCACATCAACAACACGCCTTGGCAGATCAATATCTTTCATGCGCTCGGTGCGCCTTTGCCCGAGTTCGGCCACTGCCCGGTCATTCTGGGTGACGATGGTCAGAAGCTCTCCAAGCGCCGCGGTGCCGTGAGTGTGACCGCCTACGAAGAGGGCGGCTATCTGCCCGAAGCCATGTTGAACTACCTGGCCCGCCTGGGTTGGAGCCATGGCGACGAAGAGCTGTTCAGTCGTGAGCAGCTGGTGAGCTGGTTCGACGGCACCCACCTGAACAAGAGCCCCGCGCAGTGGGACCCCGCCAAGTTGCTGTGGGTCAACGCGCACTACATCAAGCAAGCCGATAACGCACGCTTGGCGCCACTGGTGGCCGTGCAATTGGCCAAGCAGGGCGTTCAGCTGGCAGACGATGTCATTGCCAACCATTTGCCTTTGGTGTGCGGTTTACTCAAAGACCGTTGTGACACCACCGTGTCGCTCGCGACCTGGGCTGCCAAGTTTTATGCGGACTTGCAGGTGGACCCTGCAGAGCTGGCCCAACACGTGACCGATGCAGTCAAGCCCGCCATTGCGGCCCTGGCGGCCAAGCTGGCCGATTGCGCATGGGAGAAGGCTGCGATCGCCGCGGTGATCAAAGAAGTCTTGGCTGCACACAGCCTCAAGATGCCCCAGTTGGCCATGCCGGTCCGCGTGCTGGTTATGGGCACTGCGCAAACGCCTTCGCTGGATGCCGTACTGGAACTCAGCGGTAAAACAAAAGTTTTGGAGCGACTTGCTAAAGCCTGAAAAACTTGTATATAATTTGAGGCTCGGAAGTTGATAACAAAGCTAACCAAAAATTAGTAATGTCATCAGGAAATTGGGGGTATAGCTCAGCTGGGAGAGCGCTTGCATGGCATGCAAGAGGTCAGCGGTTCGATCCCGCTTACCTCCACCAATTCTTCTGAAACGGATTAGTTCCAAGGTTTTGACCCTATCGTCTAGAGGCCTAGGACATCACCCTTTCACGGTGAGTACCGGGGTTCGAATCCCCGTAGGGTCGCCAAGTTTTACCGCAAGGTAAACGGCAACAAGTCGGTAACAGCTTCTGCAAGGAAGCGACTTGGCTCCGAGTCGAAAGACACAGAGCGAATGGTTACCGCTACCAGGAGTGGTAGTTCAGTTGGTTAGAATACCGGCCTGTCACGCCGGGGGTCGCGGGTTCGAGTCCCGTCCACTCCGCCAAATTTTGAAAAAGCCGTTGTTAAATCAACGGCTTTTTTCTTGAAGAGTTTTCTAGGTTTTGACCCTATCGTCTAGAGGCCTAGGACATCACCCTTTCACGGTGAGTACCGGGGTTCGAATCCCCGTAGGGTCGCCAAGTTTTACCGCAAGGTAAACGGCAACAAGTCGGTAACAGCTTCTGCAAGGAAGCGACTTGGCTCCGAGTCGAAAGACACAGAGCGAATGGTTACCGCTACCAGGAGTGGTAGTTCAGTTGGTTAGAATACCGGCCTGTCACGCCGGGGGTCGCGGGTTCGAGTCCCGTCCACTCCGCCAAATTCAAGAAGCCGTTGCATGTACTTGCAACGGCTTTTTTGTTTTCTCTTGGCCCTGCCGTCACGGTTGCACAATCAAGCTATGTGGATACATCGACTGTCTCGCACCACCGGACATCAGCGCTTGGTGATCGGCGCCTGTGTGGGGGCTGTGGCAGCGATGGTCCCCAGCCCTTGGCCCATCGAACTGCAGGGGCTGATCGCCTGGATTTGTGGTGCCAGCACCTATTTGGTCTTGGCATGGCGGTTGGCGATGGTGTTTAACGCGGACAGCACCCGGTCGCGCGCGCAATCGCAGGATCAGCCGAGTGTGATCTGGTTCAGCCTTTTGCTTTTGTCAGTATTCGCGAGTGTGGCGGCCATTGCGATGCTCTTGTCCAATAGCCGCGACATGGCATTGATGACCCGAGTGGGCCATGTTTTGGTGTCGCTATTGGCGCTGATGAGCTCGTGGCTGCTGATGCAATGCATTTTTGCCTTTCGCTACGCGCATCT from the Rhodoferax potami genome contains:
- a CDS encoding DUF1345 domain-containing protein, giving the protein MWIHRLSRTTGHQRLVIGACVGAVAAMVPSPWPIELQGLIAWICGASTYLVLAWRLAMVFNADSTRSRAQSQDQPSVIWFSLLLLSVFASVAAIAMLLSNSRDMALMTRVGHVLVSLLALMSSWLLMQCIFAFRYAHLYYQTELKGHPAGGGLQFPGVLPPDYFDFLYYAHVVGMTSQVSDVVVTSRSMRHLTLLHSLAAFAFNMMVLALSVNVMAGLL
- a CDS encoding CvpA family protein, with product MPTVDWIFLAVLLVSLVVGAWRGLVFEVLSVLSWAAAFVLAQWFAPDVAAHLSMSGAGEPIRYAAGFVIVFVASIFAGGLVAFLLKKLVAAVGLRPADRMLGAGFGLVRGVLLLLAVTVVVGMTPLHTSVWWTEASGPQLTGMVLKGLKPLLPQDFGKYLPE
- the purF gene encoding amidophosphoribosyltransferase; protein product: MCGIVGVVSNAPVNQLIYDALLLLQHRGQDAAGIVTQQDRKFFMHKAKGMVKDVFRTRNMRSLAGNSGLGQVRYPTAGNAFSEEEAQPFYVNAPFGIVLVHNGNLTNAKALKAELFNLDHRHINTESDSEVLLNVLAHEIEVSTRGLPLQPQDLFTAVSRVHKRIKGSYAVICHIAGHGLLAFRDPFGIRPLCLGKGADGTHMVASESVVLEGTSHQFVRDVQPGEAVFIPLDGTVHSQQCAANPQLMPCIFEFVYLARPDSVMDGISVYQARLNLGETLAKRVISTVPPNEIDVVIPIPESSRPSAAQLAQLLGLPYREGFVKNRYVGRTFIMPGQGVRKKSVRQKLNVIASEFKGRNVLLVDDSIVRGTTSKEIVQMARDAGARNVYLASAAPPVRYPNVYGIDMPTSSELVAYNRTVEEVREIIGCDALIYQDVDGMKKAIGSLSKNLAGFDASCFDGVYVTGDISSDDIARLNENRVGAEEGQEDTSRLALPNHAD
- the gltX gene encoding glutamate--tRNA ligase → MSKIRTRIAPSPTGFLHLGTARTALYSWAYARHFGGEFVLRIEDTDVARSTQDSVDQILESMRWLGLEYDEGPVYQMQRLERYKAVVEQLIAEGKAYYCYSTPEELDAVREAKKARGEKALYDGTWRPAPGKTLPAIPEGVKPVVRFCNPPDGEVTWNDLVKGPITISNREIDDLIIVRTDGIPTYNFAVVVDDWDMQISHVFRGDEHINNTPWQINIFHALGAPLPEFGHCPVILGDDGQKLSKRRGAVSVTAYEEGGYLPEAMLNYLARLGWSHGDEELFSREQLVSWFDGTHLNKSPAQWDPAKLLWVNAHYIKQADNARLAPLVAVQLAKQGVQLADDVIANHLPLVCGLLKDRCDTTVSLATWAAKFYADLQVDPAELAQHVTDAVKPAIAALAAKLADCAWEKAAIAAVIKEVLAAHSLKMPQLAMPVRVLVMGTAQTPSLDAVLELSGKTKVLERLAKA
- the folC gene encoding bifunctional tetrahydrofolate synthase/dihydrofolate synthase, with protein sequence MEHTSATSPSLLHPTAQSSLADWLAYIESMHPKGINGIELGLGKVQEVAKRLGLRFDCPVFTVAGTNGKGSTCAMLESILGQAGYKTGVYTSPHLVHFEERMRLLGEAAPATKFVAAFAEVESARCQKGSEIALTYFEFTTLAILWALSQEGLDAVILEVGLGGRLDAVNIIDTDCAIITSIDLDHMELLGPDRESIGREKAGIMRTGRPVIVSDPVPPQSVLDRALEIGADLWQVGTDFNVSGDKQQWGWAGRGRRYSGLAYPALRGANQLVNASGVLAALTAMRERLPVTAQAVRNGMAFVELPGRFQIIPGQPSLVLDVAHNPHSVAALAANLDAMGFFPTTHAIFGAMADKDLAPMLAKVGPMIDRWYFTDLPSPRAASGASLQAQWQAQNTRKDASATTHADPMQALDAAIAAADPADRIVVFGSFYTVGGVLQQGTPRLQAKHLNP
- a CDS encoding SPOR domain-containing protein encodes the protein MAFFKFRKGGDEQPTPPTASESVEAMRKRARHRLVGAAVLVLIGVVGFPLLFDSQPRPIAVDIPIEIPDKGKVRPLGAPAIPAATQSSGVVIEEREEPAAPAASTPAPKAAETKVAVAKPEPKPEPKPPAVKPEPKPEPKAEAKPEPKPEPKAEPKPAAKPAEKAADKPADKAAAEAAKAQALLDGKAPSDVKATEKPSDKKPAADAGRFVVQVGAYNETAKLQEARSKVEKAGFKTYTQVVGAKESQRTRVRIGPFASKADAQKAADKLKKLNLPAAILEL
- a CDS encoding O-succinylhomoserine sulfhydrylase codes for the protein MKQIPLPEGLHNDTLAVRAALERSQYGENSEGLYLTSGYVQHSAASSAARFAMEEEGFTYSRVSNPTVTSMEIRLAALEGTEAAIATSSGMSAILLLGMALLKAGDHVICSQSVFGSVIPMFSREFAKFGVETTFVSQTDIEAWKAAVRPTTKLLFAETPTNPLTEVCDIQALADIAHSGGAFLAVDNCFATPVLQRPASMGADFIIHSGTKFLDGQGRVMAGAICCTQKQRDDMFLPVIRTCGMVLAPFNAWVLLKGMETLALRVKAQSETTLALAHWLEAQPQVARVYYPGLPSHPQHELAMRQQSGCGGAVLSFEVKAPDVDTARKNAFHVLDSMQVLSLCTNLGDTKTLAAHPASTSHGRLSEVQRQAAGIGQGLIRVAVGLDHINDITADLARGLQTI